The Oncorhynchus clarkii lewisi isolate Uvic-CL-2024 chromosome 20, UVic_Ocla_1.0, whole genome shotgun sequence nucleotide sequence ATGTAAACACGTTCGGAGAGACAATATGGATGACAATTCCAGATTCATTTTTCAACACCGCATGTTCAGATGCTACGGCTCACCCAGTGCCATCGATCTATGGTTTTGGCTCATTGCACATTGCCTCTAGTAAACTATAGCGTACGTCGTTCCAACCAACTTGACATGTTTACATTCAAAACAGAAGACTTCTAGCATTTTCTTTAAGAATAATGTGTCTTTATCTCAAAGGTCACACGCCGAGCTTTACATTTTTCTCCTTATTTGTTATAAACATTGGACATGCGCTCCGAAACTGTGGAGAGATCCTTTGCAGAGACGACCAAATATGCTGCACGCACGGTAACGACAGTGTCGTCGTCGGCTGTTGCAGGCACACGGTTCACAGCACCTTCTACAACATCGCAATGGTTACGCGGAAACTCTCCGGGGTCCTCCTTTTGCTCCTTCTGTTTGCCCTGGGCTACTTCATCCAGCGGATTGCCTGCTCGAGACCCAGGCGACAGCTTGACAGCCATGATCCGCACCCGCTCCTGAACGGACGGATAACCGTATCTCAGGACCCGCTCCTGGAGAGCTACACATCGCATAGCCTTGCTACTGACCTagctccccctgtctctctaccagcCTACGATGAGGTGAAGTACTTGCCAACATATGAGGAGACCGTGCGGGAGGGGGACAGAGGTCGGTTGGAGACCACGGAGCAAGCGGGACAAGAACAGGAACCGGACACGTCCACCTGCGCCTCTCCAACAGTATGTCATCGCTGAGAGAACCAGGCTAACTGACCTTCACTGTCAGCATAATGACGTTTGATAACTCTCACAAGTGTTGTTTAGAGCCTATTATGTTAAACTAACACAGATTAATCAAATCGGTCACTCCTGAGTTTTAGTACGCAAGAAGTGCCATATAGCCTTACGCAAAAATGTAATACGTGTGAAAGAGGCCTTACATGTTTAGGTGGGAAAAAGATATAGCATGTAGGGAAGACATTTTATTAGATACAAGACATATATATTAGGTTATAGGTCTACATAAAAGATGAAAAGTGAATTTGACCATTTGGGGTGCGTTTTTACGCATTGCTCCCCAAAgtccataatgacatgttaattATTAGGTCTATAGGCGACTTAACATTATGTATGACCATATTTCTCAGAGGAAATAATCTGATACAAACGTATTAAACTTATTTGGAAAAAATGTCATAGGCTGATTTAAAGTCAATTGAATAGCTTCGTGGATTGATTTAGTTTCCATGTAGTCTATTGCACTGTGACAACCTTTTCAAGAAACACATTGATCATAGTGAAATGTGATCTTCATCCGTAAACAATAAAAACAAATTATCATCATTTGTCAATAACTTTTGACATATCCTATCATTGCAAACATTACAGACCCATTGACGTGACTGATTTTGATCGTAGATACTGCACTGTCTCTTTAATATTGTCTTGAACGTCCTCTGATGGTAGTTTGAGCAGGTGTGCCACCTTTTGGAAGCCCTCTATAAGCCCAGCACCGGTCACGGCAGAGCAGGGCTGAACGAACCAGTCCCGCTCAACGCTCATCGTCCTCAGGTGAAAGCGCTCCGTTATCTCCGTGACAGATACGGCCTCGGGAAGGTCCTGCTTGTTCGCGAGGATGACCACAGGCAGACCCCGTAAGAATTCACTCCTCAGGGCGTGATCTAGTTCCCGCCGGGCCTCGTCCAACCGgcgcctgtctgagctgtccacCACGAACACCAGTCCAGCAGTGTCCTGATAGAAGCTCTTCCAGTAGTGCCTCATTGTATTCTGGCCGCCCACGTCCCACACGGTCAGAGCAActgtctccctcttcttcttGGCTTCTATCATCTCCACATTGAAACCGATGGTGGGAACGGTATTGACCGATTCGTTATATTTCAGTTTGTAAAGAAGGGTTGATTTCCCCGCTGAGTCGAGACCCAATAGGAGAACTCGGGCCTCGGGTTGGGGTCTCGATCCCCGCTGTCCCATGTGTGGTAAAGCGTAAGCCGACTACTTGGCAAAGACGCAAGTCAGGGAGAGGCAGTGATATCACTGTTCTCTGCCTCGAGCTGCGGTGTTTACCCAGTGCGTTGCCTTTCTGTTACCAGGTAAGCGATTACATGCTACCTATAAACCTTTCGTTCACCGATAAGCAAGGGTCAAAGTAGGTCCTATATGAAGCAAGATATGACTGTTGTTTGGTTAGGAACTTATCCACCAAATGAGCCAGTCTAGCGTGACTCAAATCAGTGCGCTGTTgacacaaacaatacaacaatGTGACACATGCGCAGATTTGATAGCCTAATGTTTTTATCACACTTCACATGGTAAAATCCTCCATGTGCATGGTATTTAACCTGCTCTAAAGACACATTGAAGCGTCACCTCGAATGGTCTGACCTTTACGTAAAGTTGAACAAAGTGTACGCACGGATACGAACGCACGCACCCTCTATATCATCAGATAACAGTATATCATTATGTCATTCAGATGTACTTAAGGCCATGGCAACCATTGGTTATGTCATGTGTAGCCTAGCCTATAGCTAAAATAATATATGGGCCATTAGGACACCATATAGAATATATTGCATTTTCCACTTCAATCTGACAGATACAGATACCTTAAATCTCATTAAAACCATCAAGCAGGCAATATAACTTACATTATAGTTACATATCAA carries:
- the LOC139377290 gene encoding ADP-ribosylation factor-like protein 14 — protein: MGQRGSRPQPEARVLLLGLDSAGKSTLLYKLKYNESVNTVPTIGFNVEMIEAKKKRETVALTVWDVGGQNTMRHYWKSFYQDTAGLVFVVDSSDRRRLDEARRELDHALRSEFLRGLPVVILANKQDLPEAVSVTEITERFHLRTMSVERDWFVQPCSAVTGAGLIEGFQKVAHLLKLPSEDVQDNIKETVQYLRSKSVTSMGL